The Saccharomonospora glauca K62 genome has a segment encoding these proteins:
- the nuoH gene encoding NADH-quinone oxidoreductase subunit NuoH encodes MVPFLAQAQEPMTRAELLADDPLWLILLKAVVILLIGPIMTVFLIVIERKVLGRMQNRPGPNRVGPGGWLQSIADAIKLPFKEQIVPDTADRKIYFLAPVITVVPALIGLAAIPFGPEVTIFGERTVLQLIELPVSVLLILAGASVGVYGIVLAGWSSGSPYPLLGGLRSTAQVISYEIAMGLSIVGVALYAQSLSTGEIVDAQANGWYFYLLLPSFVIYLISMVGETNRAPFDLPEAESELVGGFHTEYSSMKFAMFFLAEYTNMVIVSAFATTLFLGGWMFPFVGLDSPLNQGWWPLLWFFGKMALLLFGFIWLRGTLPRFRYDQFMKLGWKVLIPVGLLWVLVISAIRALRTDGNVSTGQILIVGGIIIAVLVLLTLLLPEKEEPAKDEVPLTGSDYPIPPLDLTVPKLTPRQKALRAKEKSRRALGSEGTRDSDGPRESPQGEPASVSSGKENADGNV; translated from the coding sequence ATGGTTCCCTTCCTCGCGCAGGCGCAGGAGCCGATGACGAGGGCGGAACTGCTCGCGGACGACCCGCTGTGGTTGATCCTGCTCAAGGCCGTCGTCATCCTCCTGATCGGCCCGATCATGACGGTGTTCCTCATCGTCATCGAGCGCAAGGTCCTCGGCCGGATGCAGAATCGTCCGGGTCCCAACCGGGTCGGTCCGGGTGGATGGCTCCAGTCGATCGCCGACGCGATCAAGCTGCCGTTCAAGGAACAGATCGTTCCGGACACGGCCGACCGCAAGATCTACTTCCTCGCGCCCGTCATCACGGTGGTCCCGGCCCTGATCGGGCTCGCGGCGATCCCCTTCGGGCCGGAGGTCACGATCTTCGGTGAACGCACCGTGTTGCAGCTCATCGAACTGCCCGTGAGCGTGCTGCTGATCCTCGCGGGTGCGTCGGTCGGCGTGTACGGCATCGTGCTCGCCGGGTGGTCGTCGGGATCGCCGTACCCGTTGCTCGGTGGACTTCGTTCGACGGCCCAGGTGATCTCCTACGAGATCGCGATGGGACTGTCCATCGTGGGCGTGGCCCTGTACGCGCAGTCGTTGTCCACCGGCGAGATCGTGGACGCTCAGGCGAACGGTTGGTACTTCTACCTGCTGCTGCCGAGCTTCGTCATCTACCTGATCTCGATGGTCGGCGAGACCAACCGCGCTCCCTTCGACCTTCCCGAGGCGGAGTCTGAGCTGGTCGGTGGTTTCCACACCGAGTACAGCTCGATGAAGTTCGCGATGTTCTTCCTCGCCGAGTACACCAACATGGTCATCGTCTCGGCGTTCGCCACCACGCTGTTCCTCGGCGGGTGGATGTTCCCGTTCGTCGGCCTGGACTCGCCGCTCAACCAGGGCTGGTGGCCGCTGCTGTGGTTCTTCGGCAAGATGGCGCTTTTGCTGTTCGGCTTCATCTGGCTGCGCGGCACGCTGCCGAGGTTCCGCTACGACCAGTTCATGAAGCTCGGTTGGAAGGTCCTCATCCCGGTCGGCCTGCTCTGGGTGCTGGTCATCTCGGCGATCAGAGCACTGCGCACCGACGGCAACGTCTCCACGGGCCAGATCCTGATCGTGGGCGGAATCATCATCGCCGTTCTGGTGCTGCTCACGCTGTTGCTTCCGGAGAAGGAGGAGCCCGCCAAGGACGAGGTTCCCCTCACCGGCAGCGACTATCCGATCCCGCCGCTCGACCTCACGGTGCCCAAGCTGACACCGCGTCAGAAGGCGTTGCGGGCCAAGGAGAAGTCCAGGAGGGCCCTGGGGTCCGAGGGAACTCGGGACTCCGACGGCCCACGGGAGTCGCCACAGGGAGAACCGGCGTCGGTCAGCTCAGGTAAGGAGAACGCCGATGGGAATGTTTGA
- a CDS encoding NADH-quinone oxidoreductase subunit G has protein sequence MTIAPEAASKDETPVPEGHVKLTIDGEEVIAPKGELLIRTAERLGIVIPRFCDHPLLDPAGACRQCLVEVEMNGRPMPKPQASCTMTVADGMVVKTQRTSPVADKAQQGVMELLLINHPLDCPICDKGGECPLQNQAMAHGRPESRFRDRKRTFPKPLPISTQVLLDRERCVLCQRCTRFSSQIAGDPFIDLLERGAQQQIGTSETADVLDAASRTGSGTPFQSYFSGNTIQICPVGALTSAQYRFRSRPFDLVSSPSVCEHCSVGCAMRTDFRRGKVMRRLAGDDPEVNEEWLCDKGRFAFRYTGAADRIRHPLVRNPETGELERTSWTHALRVAAEGLAKARDGRGVGVLPGGRLTVEDAYAYSKFARVALRTNDIDFRARAHSAEELDFLASHVVGTTPENGVTFRQIETAPLVLCVAFEPEEEAPVLFLRLRKGARKRGTKVVHIGQWTTPAVRKTFGELLACVPGAEASAVDGLAEHAPDVDEQLRAEGSVVLVGERAAEIPGLYSALHRLSERTGAPIVWVPRRAGERGALEAGALPTLLPGGAAVTDAEARAALERVWKLEAGSLPAQPGRDTNGILTAARNGDLDGLLVGGVELADLPDPELALEAVRRCGFVVSLELRHSEVTGHADVVLPIAPVDEKSGSFLNLEGRRREFEVTLDGTGALPDCRVLDTLAVEMDADLYTQTPAASAGDFARSTDGLARTAHAAPDVPAPTPPSAGEGQALLATWRQLLDDGVLQDDEPHLAGTARRVVARIPRSTAEALGDPSSVTVSTDRGAVTLPVEIADLPDDVVWLPGNSPNSKLRATLGVGHGAVVSIAAGGER, from the coding sequence GAGGGCCACGTCAAGCTCACCATCGACGGTGAGGAGGTCATCGCCCCCAAGGGCGAATTGCTGATCCGCACGGCGGAGCGACTGGGCATCGTCATCCCGAGGTTCTGCGACCACCCGCTGCTCGACCCGGCGGGTGCGTGTCGTCAGTGCCTGGTCGAAGTCGAGATGAACGGCCGTCCGATGCCCAAGCCGCAGGCGTCGTGCACGATGACCGTCGCCGACGGCATGGTCGTCAAGACGCAGCGGACCTCGCCCGTCGCGGACAAGGCGCAGCAGGGCGTGATGGAGCTGCTGCTCATCAACCACCCGCTGGACTGCCCGATCTGCGACAAGGGCGGTGAGTGCCCGCTACAGAACCAGGCGATGGCGCACGGCCGGCCCGAGTCGCGGTTCCGCGACCGCAAGCGCACGTTCCCGAAGCCCTTGCCCATCTCGACGCAGGTACTGCTCGACCGCGAACGCTGCGTGTTGTGCCAGCGGTGCACGCGGTTCTCGTCGCAGATCGCGGGAGACCCGTTCATCGACCTGCTGGAGCGCGGGGCGCAACAGCAGATCGGGACGTCCGAGACAGCCGACGTGCTCGACGCGGCTTCCCGGACCGGCAGCGGCACGCCGTTCCAGTCGTACTTCTCCGGCAACACCATCCAGATCTGCCCGGTGGGCGCGTTGACCAGCGCCCAGTACCGGTTCCGTTCGCGCCCGTTCGACCTCGTGTCGTCGCCGAGCGTGTGCGAGCACTGCTCGGTGGGCTGCGCGATGCGCACCGACTTCCGGCGAGGCAAGGTGATGCGGCGCCTGGCGGGCGACGACCCGGAGGTCAACGAGGAGTGGCTCTGCGACAAGGGCCGCTTCGCGTTCCGGTACACCGGGGCGGCCGACCGCATCCGCCACCCGCTCGTCCGCAATCCCGAGACCGGTGAGCTGGAACGGACGTCGTGGACGCACGCGCTGCGCGTGGCGGCCGAGGGCCTGGCGAAGGCCCGTGACGGCCGCGGGGTCGGTGTGCTGCCCGGCGGGCGGCTGACGGTCGAGGACGCCTACGCCTACAGCAAGTTCGCCAGGGTGGCGCTGCGGACCAACGACATCGACTTCCGGGCCAGGGCTCACTCGGCGGAGGAGCTCGACTTCCTCGCCTCGCACGTCGTGGGCACCACGCCGGAGAACGGAGTCACCTTCCGGCAGATCGAGACCGCGCCCCTGGTGCTGTGCGTGGCGTTCGAGCCCGAGGAGGAGGCGCCCGTGCTGTTCCTGCGGCTGCGCAAGGGCGCCCGCAAGCGCGGCACGAAGGTCGTCCACATCGGTCAGTGGACCACCCCGGCGGTGCGCAAGACGTTCGGTGAGCTGCTGGCCTGCGTTCCGGGCGCCGAGGCGAGCGCCGTCGACGGCTTGGCGGAGCACGCTCCCGACGTCGACGAACAACTGCGTGCCGAGGGCTCGGTCGTGCTGGTCGGTGAGCGTGCCGCCGAGATCCCCGGCCTGTACTCCGCGCTGCACCGGCTCTCCGAGCGCACGGGCGCGCCCATCGTGTGGGTCCCCCGGAGGGCAGGGGAGCGGGGTGCCCTCGAAGCGGGCGCCCTGCCGACGCTGCTGCCCGGCGGCGCGGCCGTCACCGACGCCGAGGCCCGAGCGGCGCTGGAGCGCGTGTGGAAGCTCGAAGCCGGGTCCCTGCCCGCGCAGCCGGGGCGGGACACGAACGGCATTCTCACCGCCGCCCGCAACGGCGACCTCGACGGCCTGCTCGTGGGCGGTGTCGAACTCGCCGACCTCCCCGACCCCGAGCTGGCGTTGGAGGCCGTGCGGCGCTGCGGCTTCGTGGTCAGCCTCGAACTCCGGCACAGCGAGGTCACCGGCCACGCCGATGTGGTGCTGCCCATCGCCCCGGTGGACGAGAAGTCGGGCAGCTTCCTCAACTTGGAGGGCCGCAGGCGCGAGTTCGAGGTGACGCTCGACGGCACCGGCGCCCTGCCCGACTGCCGGGTGCTCGACACGCTCGCCGTCGAGATGGACGCCGACCTGTACACGCAGACGCCCGCCGCCTCGGCCGGGGACTTCGCTCGGAGCACGGACGGCCTCGCCCGCACTGCCCACGCGGCTCCCGATGTTCCCGCCCCGACGCCGCCCTCGGCGGGGGAGGGACAGGCGCTGCTCGCCACCTGGCGTCAGCTCCTCGACGACGGGGTGTTGCAGGACGACGAGCCGCATCTGGCCGGCACCGCCCGCCGTGTGGTCGCCAGGATTCCGCGGTCCACCGCGGAGGCGCTCGGCGACCCGTCGTCGGTAACGGTGTCCACCGACCGGGGTGCGGTGACGCTGCCCGTGGAGATCGCCGATCTGCCCGACGACGTCGTGTGGCTGCCGGGCAACTCGCCGAACTCCAAGCTCCGAGCCACGCTCGGGGTGGGACACGGCGCCGTGGTCTCTATCGCTGCCGGAGGTGAACGGTGA